A window of Brachybacterium fresconis contains these coding sequences:
- a CDS encoding superoxide dismutase produces the protein MADYTLPDLDYDYGALAPSISGKIMELHHDKHHATYVKGANTALEKLAAARESEDFGAINQFSKDLAFNLGGHTNHSIFWKNLSPEGGDKPTGELAAAIDEFFGSFDAFRAHFTAAALGIQGSGWAILAYEPIGGNLVIEQFYDQQNGVPVATIPLFQLDMWEHAFYLDYQNVKADYVKAIWNIVNWADVQKRFENARKVGASLVAPTA, from the coding sequence ATGGCGGATTACACGCTTCCGGATCTCGATTACGACTACGGGGCGCTGGCTCCTTCGATCTCGGGGAAGATCATGGAGCTGCATCACGACAAGCACCATGCGACCTACGTCAAGGGTGCGAACACGGCGCTGGAGAAGCTGGCGGCGGCTAGGGAGTCCGAGGATTTCGGGGCGATCAACCAGTTCTCGAAGGATCTGGCGTTCAACCTCGGGGGGCACACGAACCACTCGATCTTCTGGAAGAACCTCTCCCCGGAAGGTGGGGACAAGCCCACCGGTGAGCTGGCGGCCGCGATCGATGAGTTCTTCGGGTCCTTCGATGCCTTCCGCGCCCACTTCACGGCGGCGGCGCTGGGGATCCAGGGATCGGGCTGGGCGATCCTGGCCTATGAGCCGATCGGCGGGAACCTGGTGATCGAGCAGTTCTACGATCAGCAGAACGGTGTGCCGGTGGCGACGATCCCGCTGTTCCAGCTGGACATGTGGGAGCACGCCTTCTACCTGGATTACCAGAACGTGAAGGCGGATTACGTCAAGGCGATCTGGAACATCGTGAACTGGGCCGACGTCCAGAAGCGGTTCGAGAACGCCCGGAAGGTCGGCGCCTCGCTGGTGGCCCCCACCGCCTGA
- a CDS encoding Lhr family helicase produces MSTSPAPALPTSLHPATRDWFSRELGLPTPVQLGAWEAISDGEDALVIAPTGSGKTLAAFLRALDDLMFAPETTGISDSPVAASSSAAADARDDARPEQRPGERTRVLYISPMKALGVDVERNLRRPLAGIPDRAAARGDEAAPVRVGVRSGDTTPAERRRLISHPPDILITTPESLFLMLTSAARETLVDVETVIVDEVHAIAGGKRGVHLALSLARLDALITGAGRTPTRRRPQRLGLSATVEPPEEVARFLSPTGDPARVVAPAGTKQWDLGVTVPVPDMDDVVPPSDAIDDEDVEGTLWPHVERAVLAEVEAHRSTIVFSNSRRQAERLTDRLNALHRRRSPAPAPAPEEVGEDTAVVADTDEDSAVETESSAVEAGAAEIARVHHGSMSKEARRRTEDLLKAGVLRCVVATSTLELGIDMGAVDAVVQVSSPFDVASLLQRVGRAGHGVGDVSRGRLHPLHPLDVVHSALLVREALAGRLEPLEVPRNALDVLAQHTLSAAALEELEVEGWLEVVRSAAPYAELPRSAFDAVVDMLSGRYPSTAFSELRPRLVHDRARGVLSARPGVQRLVVTNAGTIPDRGLFPVFLAAGAEQARRVGELDEEMVYESRRGDVITLGTSSWRIEEITHERVTVSPAPGFSGRIPFWHGDGAMRPATLGRAIGAYLDQIAGQDAPERERDLVELGLDEDARAQVHLLLERQLQSAGVVPGGSRLVLERFVDDLGDWRIVVHCPLGRRVTAPWALAISDRLQEAGTTQVQVVASDDGIVLRLPQGSAAPTAQLVLFSSEVIEQTVQHLVGSSALFAARFRECSARALLLPRRVPTSRAPLWQQRQRSATLLDAARDHADFPMMLEAARECLLDEYDLPALTRLLSELETGRVEVVEVDVDQPSPIARAVMFGYEGQFIYDADAPLAERRTAALTLDQSVLAELLGTVSLRELLMPAAIAQVSADAQLLSPERAIRDGEDLADALRRLGPLTSAQVLARFGPADGAVDPDAARRAIARLTDSGRVLPLRWHEEDHLALVEEVGLWRDAAGDQVLPHGAEASLDPAVLGQVPDAAEQVVARWARCRGPFTVEDMIEDLPLPPATARAALAELSARRVLAKGAFLPGRESEEWVDAGILRRIRRVSLAAARQDIAPVTPEAFTAFTLDWHGIGGVTDGSGSADGPGARDGREAADGRGAADERAAAPHGIAGAEDPDEAAEALADVVDQLTGVEAPLDVWREDLLPVRLGPSAPRLLEDALGRGEVLVTARGSGSTEPMVRLHLADALALGLDREQLEGTRSALAADSLAHEVLEALEDAVGPVRLQDLAAAVRRRREEESLSLAQVADALQQLALAGLAGPDSLAALPGRSPSTRSTPAPRRRGGSASRRGRRGAARLSASLLRAETEDSALASLTGPAALGRWSAVRVPTVDPSARRAARVALLVDRHGLLTRGAVASEGVPGGWSSVFRELADLEDSGAVRRGYFVEGLGAAQFAQTAAVDRLRTAPGQDRAVVLSVIDPASPFGTVLPWPETDSGSRPQRRAGAHVVVTGGRAAAYLESGGKSLLWWSPTEVDVEDEVASALASAAAAGRLGRVSLERIDGLALTTAEAKQPPSMRRAVQALQRAGFTRSPRSLRFHGR; encoded by the coding sequence GTGAGCACATCTCCCGCTCCTGCGCTGCCGACGAGCCTGCACCCGGCGACCCGGGACTGGTTCTCGCGCGAGCTGGGCCTGCCGACGCCGGTCCAGCTGGGGGCGTGGGAGGCGATCTCCGACGGCGAGGACGCCCTGGTGATCGCGCCGACGGGCTCGGGCAAGACCCTCGCGGCATTCCTGCGGGCGCTGGATGATCTGATGTTCGCCCCTGAGACCACGGGCATCTCCGACTCCCCCGTCGCCGCGAGCTCCTCCGCGGCCGCCGATGCCCGGGACGATGCGCGGCCGGAGCAGCGCCCCGGCGAGCGCACGCGGGTCCTGTACATATCCCCCATGAAGGCTCTCGGGGTCGACGTCGAGCGGAACCTGCGTCGGCCACTGGCAGGGATCCCCGATCGCGCCGCGGCGCGCGGCGACGAGGCGGCGCCGGTGCGGGTGGGCGTGCGCTCCGGGGACACCACGCCGGCGGAGCGCCGCCGGCTGATCTCCCATCCCCCGGACATCCTGATCACCACCCCCGAGTCCCTGTTCCTGATGCTCACCTCGGCCGCACGGGAGACCCTCGTCGACGTCGAGACGGTGATCGTCGACGAGGTCCACGCCATCGCGGGCGGCAAGCGGGGCGTGCACCTGGCGCTGTCGCTGGCCCGGCTGGATGCGCTGATCACCGGGGCGGGACGGACCCCGACGCGGCGCCGTCCGCAGCGGCTGGGGCTGTCGGCGACGGTGGAACCTCCCGAGGAGGTCGCGCGGTTCCTCTCCCCCACCGGCGACCCGGCCCGGGTGGTCGCCCCGGCCGGTACGAAGCAGTGGGACCTCGGGGTGACGGTGCCGGTGCCGGACATGGACGACGTCGTCCCCCCGTCGGACGCGATCGACGACGAGGACGTGGAGGGCACGCTGTGGCCGCACGTCGAGCGGGCCGTGCTCGCCGAGGTCGAGGCGCACCGCTCGACCATCGTCTTCTCGAACTCTCGACGGCAGGCGGAACGCCTCACGGACCGGCTGAACGCGCTGCACCGGCGGCGCAGCCCCGCACCCGCCCCGGCCCCCGAGGAGGTCGGCGAGGACACCGCGGTCGTCGCGGACACGGACGAGGACTCCGCCGTCGAGACCGAGAGCTCCGCCGTCGAGGCCGGGGCCGCGGAGATCGCCCGGGTCCACCACGGCTCGATGTCCAAGGAGGCGCGGCGCCGGACGGAGGACCTGCTCAAGGCCGGGGTGCTGCGCTGCGTGGTCGCGACCTCGACCCTCGAGCTGGGGATCGACATGGGAGCGGTCGACGCCGTCGTGCAGGTCTCCTCCCCTTTCGACGTCGCCTCGCTGCTGCAGCGGGTGGGCCGGGCCGGGCACGGGGTCGGGGATGTCTCCCGCGGTCGGCTGCATCCGCTGCATCCGCTGGACGTCGTCCACAGCGCGCTGCTGGTGCGCGAGGCGCTGGCGGGCCGGCTGGAGCCGCTCGAGGTGCCGCGCAATGCCCTGGACGTGCTGGCCCAGCACACCCTCTCGGCCGCCGCGCTCGAGGAGCTCGAGGTCGAGGGGTGGCTGGAGGTGGTGCGCTCGGCGGCGCCCTATGCCGAGCTGCCGCGCAGCGCGTTCGACGCCGTGGTCGACATGCTCAGCGGCCGCTACCCTTCCACGGCGTTCTCCGAGCTGCGCCCGCGGCTGGTCCATGACCGCGCCCGCGGGGTGCTCAGCGCGCGGCCCGGCGTGCAGCGCCTGGTCGTCACCAATGCCGGCACCATCCCGGACCGCGGACTGTTCCCGGTGTTCCTGGCCGCCGGGGCGGAGCAGGCCCGGCGAGTCGGCGAGCTCGATGAAGAGATGGTCTACGAGTCCCGGCGCGGGGACGTGATCACGCTGGGCACCTCCAGCTGGCGGATCGAGGAGATCACCCATGAACGGGTGACGGTCTCCCCCGCGCCCGGGTTCTCCGGGCGGATCCCCTTCTGGCACGGTGACGGGGCGATGCGCCCGGCGACGCTGGGGCGGGCCATCGGCGCCTATCTCGACCAGATCGCCGGCCAGGACGCTCCCGAGCGCGAGCGGGATCTGGTCGAGCTCGGCCTGGACGAGGACGCCCGTGCGCAGGTGCACCTGCTGCTGGAGCGGCAGCTGCAGTCCGCCGGGGTGGTGCCCGGCGGATCCCGCCTGGTGCTCGAGCGCTTCGTCGACGACCTCGGGGACTGGCGCATCGTGGTGCACTGCCCGCTGGGTCGGCGGGTGACGGCCCCGTGGGCGCTGGCGATCAGCGACCGGCTGCAGGAGGCGGGCACCACGCAGGTCCAGGTCGTCGCCTCGGACGACGGGATCGTGCTGCGTCTGCCGCAGGGCTCCGCGGCGCCGACGGCTCAGCTGGTGCTGTTCTCCTCCGAGGTCATCGAGCAGACCGTCCAGCATCTGGTGGGCTCCTCCGCCCTGTTCGCGGCGCGCTTCCGGGAGTGCTCGGCCCGTGCCCTGCTGCTGCCTCGACGGGTGCCCACCTCGCGGGCGCCGCTGTGGCAGCAGCGCCAACGGTCCGCGACCCTGCTCGATGCCGCCCGGGATCACGCGGACTTCCCCATGATGCTCGAGGCGGCCCGGGAGTGCCTGCTGGACGAGTACGACCTGCCGGCCCTGACCCGCCTGCTGTCCGAGCTGGAGACCGGGCGCGTCGAGGTCGTCGAGGTCGACGTCGACCAGCCCAGCCCCATCGCCCGCGCGGTCATGTTCGGCTACGAGGGCCAGTTCATCTACGACGCCGACGCGCCACTGGCCGAACGGCGCACCGCGGCGCTGACCCTCGATCAGTCGGTGCTCGCCGAGCTGCTGGGAACCGTCTCGCTGCGCGAGCTGCTGATGCCGGCGGCGATCGCTCAGGTGAGCGCGGATGCGCAGCTGCTGAGCCCCGAGCGCGCGATCCGCGACGGCGAGGATCTCGCGGACGCGCTGCGCCGTCTGGGCCCGTTGACTTCCGCCCAGGTGCTGGCCCGCTTCGGCCCGGCCGACGGGGCGGTGGACCCCGACGCCGCTCGGAGGGCCATCGCCCGGCTCACGGACTCCGGGCGCGTGCTGCCGCTGCGCTGGCACGAGGAGGACCATCTCGCGCTGGTCGAGGAGGTGGGGCTGTGGCGCGACGCCGCCGGCGACCAGGTGCTGCCGCACGGGGCGGAGGCGTCGCTCGATCCGGCGGTCCTGGGGCAGGTCCCGGATGCTGCGGAGCAGGTGGTGGCCCGCTGGGCCCGCTGCCGCGGCCCCTTCACCGTCGAGGACATGATCGAGGATCTGCCGCTGCCCCCGGCGACGGCGCGCGCGGCCCTCGCGGAGCTCTCGGCCCGCCGGGTGCTGGCCAAGGGTGCCTTCCTGCCGGGTCGGGAGAGCGAGGAATGGGTCGATGCCGGGATCCTGCGGCGCATCCGCCGGGTCTCGCTCGCCGCCGCCCGACAGGACATCGCGCCGGTGACCCCGGAGGCGTTCACCGCCTTCACCCTGGACTGGCACGGGATCGGCGGGGTGACCGATGGATCTGGATCAGCCGACGGACCTGGGGCGCGCGACGGGCGCGAAGCAGCTGACGGACGTGGCGCGGCCGACGAGCGCGCCGCCGCGCCGCACGGGATCGCCGGCGCCGAGGACCCCGACGAGGCGGCCGAGGCGCTGGCCGACGTCGTCGATCAGCTCACCGGGGTCGAGGCGCCGCTGGATGTGTGGCGCGAGGATCTGCTGCCGGTGCGCCTGGGCCCGTCGGCCCCGCGTCTGCTCGAGGACGCGCTGGGCCGCGGCGAGGTGCTCGTGACCGCCCGCGGCAGCGGGTCCACGGAACCGATGGTCCGCCTGCACCTGGCCGATGCTCTGGCCCTCGGGCTCGACCGCGAACAGCTCGAGGGCACCCGTTCGGCGCTCGCTGCGGACTCGCTGGCCCACGAGGTGCTCGAGGCGCTCGAGGACGCGGTGGGGCCGGTGCGCTTGCAGGACCTGGCCGCCGCCGTGCGACGACGCCGCGAGGAGGAGTCGCTCTCGCTCGCCCAGGTCGCCGACGCCCTCCAGCAGCTCGCCCTGGCCGGACTCGCCGGCCCCGATTCCCTCGCCGCGCTGCCGGGACGCTCCCCCTCGACGCGTTCCACCCCCGCTCCGCGCCGGCGCGGAGGCTCGGCGTCCCGCCGCGGTCGCCGCGGCGCGGCCCGCCTGTCGGCCTCTCTGCTGCGGGCGGAGACCGAGGACTCGGCGCTGGCGTCGCTGACCGGTCCGGCGGCGCTCGGGCGGTGGAGCGCGGTGCGGGTGCCCACGGTGGATCCGTCGGCCCGTCGCGCGGCGCGGGTCGCCCTGCTGGTGGACCGCCACGGTCTGCTCACCCGCGGGGCAGTGGCGAGCGAGGGCGTGCCCGGCGGCTGGTCCTCGGTGTTCCGGGAGCTCGCCGATCTCGAGGACTCCGGCGCGGTCCGCCGCGGCTATTTCGTCGAGGGTCTCGGGGCCGCCCAGTTCGCCCAGACCGCCGCCGTCGACCGCCTGCGGACCGCGCCGGGACAGGACCGGGCCGTCGTGCTCTCCGTGATCGATCCGGCCTCACCCTTCGGGACCGTCCTGCCGTGGCCGGAGACGGACAGCGGCAGCCGGCCGCAGCGCCGAGCAGGTGCCCACGTCGTCGTCACCGGGGGCAGGGCGGCCGCCTACCTCGAGTCGGGCGGGAAATCCTTGCTGTGGTGGTCGCCGACGGAGGTCGACGTCGAGGACGAGGTCGCCTCCGCTCTGGCCTCGGCCGCAGCGGCAGGGCGGCTCGGTCGCGTCTCCCTCGAACGGATCGACGGCCTCGCGCTGACCACTGCCGAGGCGAAGCAGCCCCCGTCGATGCGACGGGCCGTCCAGGCGCTGCAGCGGGCCGGGTTCACCCGTTCCCCGCGGAGCCTGCGCTTCCACGGACGCTGA
- a CDS encoding LuxR C-terminal-related transcriptional regulator, with protein MLEASVIDDSPLPDREADALRETREGHSVREIARRLHLAPGTVRNHLSSPALCTRPARPLGTTPRGWRATAAGFDLSPARRGPGASTPFARARTDHGADHAPGSWCGTGR; from the coding sequence GTGCTCGAAGCCTCCGTCATCGACGACTCGCCCCTCCCCGATCGTGAGGCCGATGCCCTTCGCGAGACCCGTGAGGGCCACTCGGTCCGGGAGATTGCCCGGCGACTGCACCTGGCGCCGGGCACTGTTCGCAACCATCTCTCCAGCCCAGCGCTCTGCACAAGACCGGCCCGACCACTCGGCACGACGCCGCGAGGGTGGCGCGCGACCGCGGCTGGCTTTGACCTATCGCCCGCGCGTAGAGGTCCTGGTGCTTCCACACCGTTTGCCAGGGCCCGAACCGATCACGGGGCAGATCACGCCCCGGGATCCTGGTGCGGGACCGGAAGATGA
- a CDS encoding MerR family transcriptional regulator: MPSPAFEDGCHAQLHLDRCLRALMAWSTRRLAQLGGTTVKTIRHYHEIGLLDEPERAANGYRQYGTAHLVRVLQIARLRDLGMGLAQIAGLEASEAAFAETLHQLDAQLAESITHQQNLRAEIAELIRHRTTSDTPAGFTEVAGTLTPADRAMVMINSQLFHARGVQDMKEIVAAHQDADDEFDELPGNAGPDEIRGVAARLVPMLEMIYAERPGLRTPPLSARTGESLRDLTRAVTELYNPAQVEALRQAYLLSYQHLEGTEEE, translated from the coding sequence TTGCCGAGCCCGGCGTTCGAAGATGGGTGTCATGCGCAGCTGCACCTCGACCGATGCCTCCGAGCACTGATGGCCTGGAGTACCCGGCGCCTCGCCCAGCTCGGGGGGACCACGGTCAAGACCATCCGTCATTACCACGAGATCGGGCTGCTCGACGAGCCGGAACGCGCCGCGAACGGCTACAGGCAGTACGGCACAGCTCATCTCGTTCGCGTCCTGCAGATCGCTCGGTTACGTGACCTCGGGATGGGGCTCGCCCAGATCGCCGGTCTGGAGGCCTCCGAGGCAGCATTCGCCGAGACGTTGCACCAGCTCGACGCTCAGCTCGCCGAGTCGATCACCCACCAACAGAACTTGCGCGCTGAGATCGCCGAGCTCATCCGGCACCGAACCACATCGGACACGCCCGCCGGCTTTACCGAGGTCGCGGGCACGCTCACCCCCGCCGACCGGGCGATGGTCATGATCAACTCGCAGCTCTTCCACGCTCGAGGCGTGCAGGACATGAAGGAGATCGTCGCCGCCCACCAGGATGCGGACGATGAGTTCGACGAACTCCCTGGAAACGCGGGGCCGGATGAGATTCGCGGCGTCGCCGCGCGTCTGGTGCCCATGCTCGAGATGATCTACGCAGAGCGCCCGGGCCTGCGGACCCCTCCGCTCAGTGCCCGTACCGGAGAATCGCTCCGCGATCTCACCCGAGCGGTCACCGAGCTCTACAATCCGGCGCAGGTTGAAGCACTCCGCCAGGCGTACCTACTTTCCTACCAGCACCTCGAGGGCACTGAGGAGGAGTGA
- a CDS encoding CPBP family intramembrane glutamic endopeptidase: MTALDRFVDVSRPFGAHIAMRWWAPLLLTLLVVGATYILQLLFLSAAAIVEVGLWGKDPNDATLTPLTYLATNFAIILIAPLSLLALRVTSKAPWRSAIALDRKFSWRRLSSYTALFAGLMVVLNLLIHLVEPSPGSAFAITGTTVALVIIVLLTTPLQAAAEEIAFRGVLTASYAAWIRAARPALVVGIGLSTVLFALLHTSSDPWMLLNYLGLGASTALIALIGRGLEASIAFHAMNNVFAMVIGSLFAYGGGISQDRSAGAAGPYMLLSLLAQAVAVLLVWRIEKRRATAAMED, from the coding sequence ATGACCGCCCTTGACCGTTTCGTCGATGTCTCCCGCCCGTTCGGTGCCCACATCGCCATGCGCTGGTGGGCACCGCTGCTGCTGACCCTCCTCGTGGTCGGCGCGACGTACATTCTGCAATTGCTGTTCCTCTCGGCCGCCGCGATCGTCGAGGTCGGACTGTGGGGGAAGGACCCGAACGATGCCACTCTCACACCCCTCACCTATCTCGCCACCAACTTCGCGATCATCCTCATCGCTCCACTGTCGCTGCTCGCATTGCGGGTGACCAGCAAGGCTCCCTGGCGCAGCGCCATAGCGCTGGACCGAAAATTCTCCTGGCGCCGCCTCAGCAGCTACACAGCTCTGTTCGCCGGGCTGATGGTCGTCCTGAACCTGCTCATCCACCTGGTCGAGCCCTCACCGGGCTCCGCCTTCGCCATCACCGGAACGACGGTCGCCCTTGTGATCATCGTTCTCCTGACGACTCCTCTCCAGGCTGCAGCCGAGGAGATCGCATTCCGCGGAGTGCTCACCGCTTCCTACGCCGCGTGGATCCGCGCGGCGCGCCCCGCGCTCGTCGTCGGGATCGGCCTCTCCACAGTTCTCTTCGCCCTGCTGCACACCAGCTCTGACCCGTGGATGCTCCTGAATTACCTCGGCCTCGGAGCGAGCACGGCACTCATCGCCCTGATCGGCCGCGGCCTCGAAGCCTCCATCGCCTTCCATGCCATGAACAACGTGTTCGCCATGGTGATCGGATCCCTCTTCGCATACGGCGGAGGTATCAGCCAGGATCGGTCAGCGGGCGCCGCCGGACCGTACATGCTGCTGTCGCTCCTCGCCCAAGCAGTCGCCGTCCTCCTGGTGTGGAGGATCGAGAAGCGGCGAGCAACTGCAGCGATGGAGGACTGA
- a CDS encoding replication-associated recombination protein A, with product MNQDPPALFEADESSRPLADRLRPQTLTEVVGQDHLLAPGGPIGSMVAERRLVSMVLWGPPGCGKTTIARLLAESTGLVFEQLSATFSGVSDLRKVFLAAQRRRDLGQGTLLFVDEVHRFNRAQQDSFLPYVEDGTIVLVGATTENPSFELNGALLSRCQVFVLHRLDETALTALIERAEHATGTPLPVDADARQALIAMADGDGRYLINLIEQLQTVRGSLDAAGLAQLVQQRAPLYDKSQEGHYNLISALHKAMRGSDPDAALYWLARMLDGGEDPLYIARRLVRFANEDIAIADPQAIHQALAAWDVYERLGSPEGELAIAQAVVYLATAPKSIAVYRGMNRAMRAAKETGSLAPPAHILNAPTQLMKTLGYGKGYEYDPHTERGFSGQNYFPDDMPRQTFYEPTEHGHEHAVAERLRHWAELRNDPAEHDPGSAPDGSSPP from the coding sequence GTGAACCAGGACCCACCGGCGCTGTTCGAGGCCGACGAGTCGTCGCGGCCCCTGGCGGACAGATTGCGCCCGCAGACTCTCACCGAGGTGGTCGGCCAGGACCATCTGCTCGCCCCCGGAGGCCCGATCGGGTCGATGGTCGCCGAGCGCCGCTTGGTGTCCATGGTCCTGTGGGGCCCGCCCGGCTGTGGGAAGACGACCATCGCCCGCCTGCTCGCCGAAAGCACCGGCCTGGTGTTCGAGCAGCTCTCGGCCACGTTCTCCGGCGTCAGTGATCTGCGGAAAGTGTTCCTCGCGGCGCAGCGGCGGCGTGATCTGGGGCAGGGAACGCTGCTGTTCGTCGACGAGGTCCACCGATTCAACCGGGCCCAGCAGGACTCGTTCCTGCCGTACGTCGAGGACGGCACGATCGTGCTCGTCGGCGCGACGACCGAGAACCCGAGTTTCGAGCTCAACGGCGCGCTGCTCTCCCGCTGCCAGGTGTTCGTCCTCCATCGGCTCGACGAAACCGCTCTGACGGCGCTCATCGAGCGAGCGGAGCACGCGACCGGGACGCCGCTGCCGGTGGACGCGGACGCCCGGCAGGCGCTGATCGCGATGGCCGACGGCGACGGGCGCTATCTGATCAACCTCATCGAGCAGCTGCAGACGGTTCGTGGGTCGCTGGACGCAGCGGGCCTGGCCCAGCTCGTGCAGCAGCGCGCCCCGCTGTACGACAAGTCCCAGGAAGGGCACTACAACCTCATCTCGGCGCTGCACAAGGCAATGCGCGGCTCCGATCCCGACGCGGCCCTGTACTGGCTGGCCCGGATGCTCGACGGCGGCGAGGACCCCCTCTACATCGCCCGACGGCTCGTGCGCTTCGCGAACGAGGACATCGCCATCGCCGACCCGCAGGCGATCCACCAGGCACTCGCCGCATGGGACGTCTACGAGCGGCTCGGCTCCCCCGAAGGAGAGCTCGCGATCGCCCAAGCCGTCGTCTATCTCGCCACCGCCCCGAAATCCATCGCGGTCTACCGGGGTATGAATCGAGCCATGCGAGCCGCCAAGGAGACCGGCTCGCTCGCGCCGCCGGCGCACATCCTCAACGCCCCGACCCAGTTGATGAAGACCCTCGGATACGGGAAGGGGTACGAGTACGACCCCCACACCGAGCGAGGCTTCTCCGGCCAGAACTACTTCCCCGACGACATGCCCCGCCAGACGTTCTACGAGCCCACCGAGCACGGCCATGAACATGCCGTCGCCGAGCGCCTGCGCCACTGGGCCGAACTCCGGAACGATCCCGCCGAGCACGATCCCGGCTCCGCGCCCGACGGGTCATCACCCCCGTGA
- a CDS encoding MmcQ/YjbR family DNA-binding protein translates to MSLGGTDVQRVARETAEGLPGTSSGYPFTRHLRVWKVTGKVFLIVTEDDPELEIITLKAEPDDGDALRREHASISRGHYLDKEHWISVAAGEGITPALVEDLVHESYRLAEHQAPAKDRPE, encoded by the coding sequence ATGAGCCTGGGCGGGACGGACGTTCAGCGGGTTGCGCGGGAGACGGCGGAGGGATTGCCGGGCACCAGCAGCGGGTATCCGTTCACCCGGCATCTGCGGGTGTGGAAGGTCACGGGAAAGGTGTTCCTGATCGTGACCGAGGACGATCCGGAGCTCGAGATCATCACGCTCAAGGCCGAGCCCGACGACGGCGATGCGCTGCGTCGCGAGCACGCGTCGATCAGCCGCGGGCACTATCTGGACAAGGAGCACTGGATCTCCGTCGCGGCAGGGGAGGGAATCACTCCCGCTCTGGTGGAGGATCTCGTGCACGAGTCCTACCGGCTCGCCGAGCATCAGGCACCGGCGAAGGACCGGCCCGAGTAG
- a CDS encoding PH domain-containing protein → MNDPESEVPWQRLDVRTIAASVLALTAVLLGIGVVVAVGLLLVGVSPGWVLLWVGGGVVVLSALIAATEWIRLRTTTYRLDATRIERRVRFLGSSRTSLARERIRNVELSADLVQRRLGIAEVKLATADGGGERFQLQALDRAVADALRTELLGERATAETGILARIDWGWLRYAPVSLATGAIGLAAYGVVFQVFDWFQAVPVLIAWLGTSAGAIPLVVLLPVLVVGAIVIGAIGTLAVYLEGWWGYRLGRHEDGSLDLRRGLLVSRSTVFDGDRLRGVTLHEPLGLRRAGGARLDVIAVGVKAPEGDQQNAQSPALVPAAPRTVGAEVAGTILGAPVPDALRSHPPAARRKRFLRAGLLTAAGVLLAVIPALFMPTLWWIPVLTAVVLGLVTAVLAQDNSRGLGHQVTDRHVVLRKGSLFRRTDVLGRDDVLGWNLTRSPFQRRAGLGTVVAASAGGSGAFRLPDVDAEQARAMMTSAGTVWEHLQVGEPGLPAEASPRSGTIQVSAGNARGRRPWTVERDGAAPRDR, encoded by the coding sequence GTGAACGACCCCGAGTCCGAGGTGCCGTGGCAGCGCCTGGACGTGCGCACCATCGCAGCATCCGTCCTCGCTCTCACCGCCGTGCTCCTCGGCATCGGCGTGGTGGTGGCGGTCGGTCTGCTGCTGGTCGGCGTCAGTCCGGGCTGGGTGCTGCTCTGGGTCGGAGGCGGCGTCGTGGTGCTCAGCGCTCTCATCGCCGCGACGGAATGGATCCGTCTGCGGACCACGACATACCGCCTGGACGCCACCCGGATCGAACGGCGCGTGCGGTTTCTGGGAAGCTCCCGCACCTCCCTCGCCCGGGAGCGGATCCGCAACGTCGAGCTGTCCGCGGACCTCGTTCAGCGCCGACTCGGCATCGCAGAGGTCAAACTGGCCACCGCCGATGGGGGCGGGGAGCGCTTCCAGCTCCAGGCCCTGGACCGCGCCGTCGCCGATGCGCTGCGGACCGAGCTGCTGGGGGAGCGGGCCACCGCGGAGACCGGCATTCTGGCGAGGATCGACTGGGGCTGGCTGCGCTATGCCCCGGTGTCCCTGGCCACCGGGGCGATCGGCCTGGCCGCCTACGGCGTCGTCTTCCAGGTCTTCGACTGGTTCCAGGCGGTGCCCGTGCTGATCGCCTGGCTCGGGACGTCGGCTGGAGCCATCCCTCTGGTCGTCCTGCTTCCGGTACTGGTCGTGGGCGCTATCGTCATCGGGGCCATCGGCACTCTCGCGGTCTATCTCGAGGGCTGGTGGGGGTACCGGCTCGGACGGCATGAGGACGGGTCCCTCGATCTGCGGCGCGGACTGCTCGTCAGCCGGTCCACCGTGTTCGACGGGGACCGGCTGCGGGGAGTGACGCTGCACGAGCCGCTGGGGCTGCGCCGTGCGGGCGGGGCCCGGCTCGATGTCATCGCCGTCGGCGTGAAGGCCCCGGAGGGGGATCAGCAGAACGCACAGTCGCCGGCGCTGGTGCCCGCCGCGCCCCGAACGGTCGGTGCAGAGGTGGCCGGAACGATACTCGGCGCCCCGGTGCCCGACGCTCTGCGTTCCCACCCGCCCGCAGCGCGACGCAAGCGGTTCCTGCGTGCCGGGCTGCTCACCGCGGCCGGGGTCCTCCTCGCCGTGATCCCTGCTCTGTTCATGCCGACCCTGTGGTGGATCCCGGTCCTCACTGCTGTCGTCCTCGGCCTGGTCACGGCTGTGCTCGCCCAGGACAACTCCCGCGGGCTGGGGCACCAGGTGACCGACCGCCACGTCGTGCTGCGCAAGGGATCCCTCTTCCGCCGCACCGATGTGCTGGGGCGGGACGACGTGCTGGGCTGGAATCTCACCCGCTCGCCGTTCCAGCGGCGCGCGGGCCTGGGAACCGTCGTGGCGGCGTCGGCGGGCGGCAGCGGCGCCTTCCGCCTCCCGGACGTCGACGCGGAACAGGCCCGAGCGATGATGACGAGCGCGGGGACCGTCTGGGAGCACCTGCAGGTCGGCGAGCCCGGCCTGCCTGCTGAGGCCTCTCCGCGGTCCGGGACGATCCAGGTCAGCGCCGGGAACGCGAGGGGGCGACGTCCGTGGACCGTCGAGCGCGACGGCGCAGCTCCTCGAGACCGCTGA